A single genomic interval of Lathyrus oleraceus cultivar Zhongwan6 chromosome 7, CAAS_Psat_ZW6_1.0, whole genome shotgun sequence harbors:
- the LOC127104808 gene encoding uncharacterized protein LOC127104808 — protein sequence MQVFRHEEIGVNVVNTYIRFLYDKLMRPNGLDVSFGFLAPATVNLVLILNRPDTVTEYVLRILMDNKDAEKLFFIPFNTGGHWLLLAINPIREIVYYLDSLGNDWTTYPDMKVLIDTVLQAFRAQRVIQTSRRGHPPPFCIYQQQTHSTSEARDNIDPSGPSPAPTVSLVASPEHDHPIGLQKGIGSHHPNPKYAYVLNYGCFSTSYVSFVSALDYVSIPKSIGATMNGPKGRQDMVE from the exons atgcaagtttttaggcatgaagaaatcggcgtcaacgttgtcaatacatatattag gtttttgtatgacaaattgatgcgccccaatggtttggacgtgtcattcggattcttagcacccgcgaccgtcaacttagttttaatcttaaatagaccggataccgtgacggagtacgttcttcggatcctcatggacaataaagatgcggagaagttgttttttataccgtttaataccgg tggacattggttgttgctcgcaatcaatcctatccgagaaattgtgtattatcttgactcgttaggaaatgattggacaacatacccggatatgaaggtcctaattgacac cgtcctacaagcttttcgggcccaacgagttatccaaacctcaaggaggg GTCATCCACCTCCATTTTGCATCTACCAACAACAAACACACAGTACATCGGAAGCAAGAGACAATATTGATCCATCAGGACCATCTCCAGCTCCAACTGTTTCTCTAGTTGCGTCACCTGAACACGATCATCCAATAGGATTACAAAAAGGTATTGGGTCTCATCATCCTAATCCTAAATATGCTTATGTTTTAAATTATGGTTGTTTCTCTACTTCCTATGTTTCTTTTGTTTCTGCTTTGGATTATGTGTCTATTCCTAAGTCTATTGGTGCAACTATGAATGGTCCC